CGCGGTGCTGCTGGCCGACCCGGAACTGTCCTTCAACCCGTTCTTCGCGCTGGTGCCGCGCCCGCTGCTGTACCCCATGGTGGCGCTGTCTACGGTGGCCACGGTCATCGCCTCGCAGGCCATGATATCCGGCGTGTATTCGCTGACGCAGCAAGGCATCCAGCTCGGCTTCGTGCCGCGCATGCGCATCATCCACACCTCGGAGGAAACGCGCGGCCAGATCTACCTGCCCGGCGTGAACTGGCTGCTGATGATCGCCTGCGTGGGGCTGGTGCTGGCCTTCCGCGAATCCAGCCGCCTGGCCGGGGCCTACGGCATCGCCGTCACCGCCACCATGGGCATGACCTCGCTGCTCTACTACGCCGTGGCGCGCCAGCGCTGGGGCTGGCGGCCCTGGCAGGCCGTGCCGCTGGTGGCGCTGTTCCTGGCCTTCGACGCGGCGTTCCTGTCCGCCAACCTGCTCAAGATCATGGACGGCGGCTGGTTCACCCTGTTGCTGGCCCTTGGCGTCATGACCCTGATGCTGACCTGGCGCGATGGCCGGGCCGCCCTGTCCATGCGCTTTGCCGCCGCCTCGGTGCCCTTCGGCACCTTCCTGGACGGGGTGCGCCGCACCAAGCCCCTGCGCGTGCCCGGCACGGCGGTGTTCATGTCCGTGAACCCCACGGGCACCCCGCTGCCCCTGCTGCACCACTACAAGCACAACCACACCCTGCACCAGACCGTGGTGCTGCTGACCATCGTGGCCGAACCTTCCCCCTTCGTGCCCCGGCCCGACCGGCTGGTGGTGCACAACCTGGGCGAAGGCTTCCATCGCATGGTGGCCCGCTACGGCTTCATGCAGACCCCGCGCGTGCCCGAACTGGTGCAGCTTGCCGCCGCGCGCGGCCTGCCCATGCGCATGGAAACCACCACCTTCTTCGTGGGCCGCGAAACCCTGCTCATCGGCAGCGGAAACCGCATGGCGGGCTGGCGCAAGGCGCTGTTCGCCTTCATGTCGCGCAACGCCTGGAACGCCACCACCTTCTTCGGCATTCCGCCGGGGCGGGTCATCGAAATCGGCGCGCAGGTGGAACTGTAGCGCCACAAGGCGCAACGTTTGACGGCAAATCATGGGGTGCGGCGGTCCGCAACGCAACACCCCCGCCGGGACGGGCACGACCGCGTGCACGACGCCCTTCCGCCGGAGGCATGCCGCTCCTCGCTTCCGGCGGCTGTCCGTCCCGGCCCCCCTCATCGCCCCTTCGGCATTCGCACCGCATGCGAATGCCGGGGGGCGATGTCGTTGGGCACGCCGCCCGGCATGGCAAAGGGGCCGCCCTTGCGGACGGCCCCTGCGTGTATCCCTATAGCGGCGGGCACGGGCGGTACCCGTACATATCCGCCACGACTCTCGGGGGCTGTTTCTAAATTAGGATTTTCATTCGTTGGCAAGGAAAACGAGCCTGCCATGAGGGAGTATACTTTTCTCGTATTCGACTGACATGGCAGGCGAAGTTTGACGAAGCCAACGGACTAAAAGACAATTTAGAGACAGTCCTTAGCCGATCATCTCCAGGAACGCCTCAATCCGCACCTTGAGCTGTTCGGCATCGGCCTCGGAGTAGTCCGTCTCGATGTGCAGGCTGGGCAGGTCGAACTTGTCGCGCAGGAAGTTGCGCACCTTGTACGCCTCCACGTTGTAGGTATGGCAGGCCTGCCAGGTCAGGTCCACCACGCCGTGCGGCCTGAAGTCGGCCACCAGCTGCTCCAGCAGGTCGAAGCGGCCCTGGTTGGGCGCCATGACCGAGCACGGCGTGGACAGGTAGCGGCGGGCCAGCGCGGTGAGCGGGTCGCCCGTCTCGGCCACCAGGTCGGCCTTCTTGTAGCCGGTGCAGTTTTCCATGCACACCACCTGGCCGCCGCATTCCTCGATGAGCCGCACCACCTTGTGCGACCCCATGCCCACCGGCACGCCGGTCAGCAGGATGCGCGGGCCGCCCTTGCGTTCGGGCAGGGTTCCGGCCTTGGCCGCCGCCTGCACCTCGTTCACCACGCCTTCGGCCAGTTCGATGATGGTTTCACGGTCCGGGAAGAACCCGAGCTTGAAGAGCATCTCCAGCATCTGCATGCCGGTCACCGGGGCCGGTTCCATCTGCGGCAGGTCCATCAAAGCCTTCAGCGCGCGGCGCTCGCGGTTGGCCAGCTTGATGGCGTCGGTCAGGTTCTGGTCGGTGATGGTCACCCCGAAGTCGTTTTCCACCCGCTTCACCAGCCCCGACAACTGCTCGCGCCAGAAGGGCAAGGCCTCCTCGCCCGGCGTGGAGGGCAGATGCAAGAGGTGCACGGGCTTCATCTCGCCCAGCAGTTCGAACATCTTCTTCTTGCCGTCGCAGGTGGTGTCCGCCACCACCAGGTCCGCCGCCGACAGGTACGGGCACGAACCCTCCATGGCAAACCCGAAGCTGCTCTTGATGAGCGGGCACAGGTTGCGC
This region of Nitratidesulfovibrio sp. SRB-5 genomic DNA includes:
- the kup gene encoding potassium uptake protein, which encodes MSTQASDSAPAVSSGAPAPSAPPTPFIEPGATRPTHAADRLLPLALAALGVVYGDIGTSPLYAIKECFHGLHALPVTPTNILGVLSLVFWALTVVVTIKYVLFIMRADNDGEGGIFALLALLRDGTRDGARQAPGSDDTTPGGAAKPAPAPSISRFRRMLPVVGIFGAALLYGDGVITPAISVLSAVEGLEVATEAAAPFVLPITIGVLVGLFMAQRHGTERIGRVFGPVMVVWFAAIATLGLMAALRNPQVFAAISPAYAVRFFMENHLHGIVVLGSVVLCITGGEALYADMGHFGARPIRLSWMAVVFPALMCNYLGQGAVLLADPELSFNPFFALVPRPLLYPMVALSTVATVIASQAMISGVYSLTQQGIQLGFVPRMRIIHTSEETRGQIYLPGVNWLLMIACVGLVLAFRESSRLAGAYGIAVTATMGMTSLLYYAVARQRWGWRPWQAVPLVALFLAFDAAFLSANLLKIMDGGWFTLLLALGVMTLMLTWRDGRAALSMRFAAASVPFGTFLDGVRRTKPLRVPGTAVFMSVNPTGTPLPLLHHYKHNHTLHQTVVLLTIVAEPSPFVPRPDRLVVHNLGEGFHRMVARYGFMQTPRVPELVQLAAARGLPMRMETTTFFVGRETLLIGSGNRMAGWRKALFAFMSRNAWNATTFFGIPPGRVIEIGAQVEL
- a CDS encoding double-cubane-cluster-containing anaerobic reductase, whose product is MTWESIERLKTAAERNALAISEVKAAGRKVVGLYCLYSPAEIALAAGAVPVVLCGTRNDPIATAEQVLPRNLCPLIKSSFGFAMEGSCPYLSAADLVVADTTCDGKKKMFELLGEMKPVHLLHLPSTPGEEALPFWREQLSGLVKRVENDFGVTITDQNLTDAIKLANRERRALKALMDLPQMEPAPVTGMQMLEMLFKLGFFPDRETIIELAEGVVNEVQAAAKAGTLPERKGGPRILLTGVPVGMGSHKVVRLIEECGGQVVCMENCTGYKKADLVAETGDPLTALARRYLSTPCSVMAPNQGRFDLLEQLVADFRPHGVVDLTWQACHTYNVEAYKVRNFLRDKFDLPSLHIETDYSEADAEQLKVRIEAFLEMIG